Genomic window (Leptospira bouyouniensis):
GGAAGCCCAAGGTAGGAAACCAAAAGAAATTCCTATTACACCTCTCACTACAGGAGTAAGAAAATGATGGTACCTCAAATTGAATTCCCAAAACACAATTTTTCTATTTCAAGATTGGTGTTTGGGATTTGGCGATTGCATGAAGATCCACTTGGAGCATCGGTAGAAAGGATTTATGAAAAAATTCAAACATGTTTAAATCTTGGAATCGATACCTTTGATCACGCCGACATTTATGGAGATTATGAAAATGAAGAAAGTTTTGGTACCGTTTTAGATAAACACCCTGCAATCAAATCAAAAATCAAAATCATCACAAAATGTGGGATCCAAGTCCCAGGAGTTAAATTTCCTACCAAACATTATAATACATCCAAAGAACACATTCGTTATTCTGTAGAACGATCCTTACGTAAGTTAAAAGTTGATTGTTTGGATGTTGTTCTCATCCATAGGCCAGATCCGCTAATGGATCCACAGGAAATGAGTGAAGTTTTTGAAACCCTAATTAAAGAAGGGAAAGCGAAACATTTTGGTGTTTCGAATTTCACAACATCTCATTTCCAAATGCTACAATCAGTGTATAAACGACCACTTTTCACAAACCAAGTGGAGTTTAGTTTATTTCGCACCGAACCTATGTTTGATGGTATCTTTGACCAAGCAATTCAATATGGATTTCATCCCATGGTTTGGTCTCCTACGGCTGGTGGAAGAATTTTTTCACCTAAAACCGAGACAGAATCAAAGACTCATCAAAAGTTAGAAATGATGGCTAAAGAAAAAGGATGTAAGATCGATCAAATCCTTTATTCTTGGTTTCTAAATCACCCAGCTGGACTTGTTCCTATACTGGGTACAAATGATCTGAAACGAATACAGTCGGCTGCAGATTGTTTTTCATTTCCTCTATCACGAGTAGAGTGGTTTTCGCTTTTGGAAGTAGCAAGGGGGAAGGAAGTTGCGTAATCGAATATTTATTCGCCTATGGAAAGTCAGGCGACCATCAAATCTCAGATTGACAACAATAGAAATTTAAGAGCTGTTCCCGATAATCAAAATTTCTACAGTAAACAATTGCACGAATCGGAAAAGATTTTAGTCGTTATCTTAAATAAAATGTAAGTATCACAAAATTAGATTCTCGTTTCTTCCAGAGATTTCGGTGGGATGGACAAGAGAGGTTGTTTGTTATGCTTTCTGAATTGGCCCCCAACCTTTATTTCTCTGGAAATTCGCTAACTCGTGATTTGGCTGATGATTTAAAT
Coding sequences:
- a CDS encoding aldo/keto reductase translates to MMVPQIEFPKHNFSISRLVFGIWRLHEDPLGASVERIYEKIQTCLNLGIDTFDHADIYGDYENEESFGTVLDKHPAIKSKIKIITKCGIQVPGVKFPTKHYNTSKEHIRYSVERSLRKLKVDCLDVVLIHRPDPLMDPQEMSEVFETLIKEGKAKHFGVSNFTTSHFQMLQSVYKRPLFTNQVEFSLFRTEPMFDGIFDQAIQYGFHPMVWSPTAGGRIFSPKTETESKTHQKLEMMAKEKGCKIDQILYSWFLNHPAGLVPILGTNDLKRIQSAADCFSFPLSRVEWFSLLEVARGKEVA